A single region of the Aliidongia dinghuensis genome encodes:
- a CDS encoding anti-sigma factor family protein has product MTTGRPITEEDLHAYVDRRLDAARQAEVEDYLARHPAEAERIAGYGAQREALRAALASHAEEPIPPELSLARLIEARRHPTARPWRSSWQSMAAAIALLVVGGVGGWLLPHSPDRTAAGIASLAAEAADSYTVYAADHIRPVELKAADRGELVHWVSERLQHPVAVPDLAASGYRFMGGRLVPTPHGPAALFLYDDDHGTRLALLARPMAIDRNAPLAAHSEGPIRGFAWSKAGLGYSLVAGSGGPDLAPLATEARRQTES; this is encoded by the coding sequence ATGACGACCGGCCGCCCGATCACCGAAGAAGATCTGCACGCTTATGTCGACCGGCGGCTCGACGCCGCTCGGCAAGCTGAGGTCGAGGATTATCTCGCCCGCCATCCAGCCGAGGCAGAGCGGATCGCCGGCTACGGCGCGCAGCGCGAGGCGCTGCGCGCGGCACTCGCCTCTCATGCCGAGGAACCGATCCCGCCGGAACTCAGCCTCGCGCGCCTGATCGAGGCACGCCGCCATCCGACGGCGCGGCCCTGGCGGTCGTCCTGGCAGTCGATGGCCGCTGCGATCGCATTGCTCGTGGTGGGCGGCGTCGGCGGCTGGCTGCTGCCGCACAGTCCCGACCGGACCGCGGCCGGCATCGCCTCGCTCGCCGCGGAAGCGGCCGACAGCTACACGGTCTATGCGGCCGATCATATCCGGCCGGTCGAGCTCAAGGCGGCCGACCGCGGCGAGCTCGTCCATTGGGTCTCGGAACGGCTGCAGCATCCGGTCGCCGTGCCGGACCTGGCCGCATCCGGTTACCGCTTCATGGGCGGGCGGCTGGTGCCGACGCCGCACGGGCCGGCCGCGCTGTTCCTCTATGACGACGACCACGGCACGCGGCTCGCCCTCTTGGCCCGCCCGATGGCGATCGACCGCAACGCGCCGCTCGCCGCCCATTCGGAGGGCCCGATCCGCGGCTTCGCCTGGTCCAAGGCCGGCCTCGGCTACAGCCTGGTCGCCGGCTCGGGCGGCCCGGACCTGGCGCCGCTCGCAACCGAGGCGCGGCGCCAGACCGAGAGCTGA
- a CDS encoding dihydrolipoamide acetyltransferase family protein: protein MGLYSFKLPDVGEGTAEAEIAAWHVKVGDLVTEDQHLVDIMTDKAVVEISSPVAGKILVLHGDAGQMRPVGSTLIEFEIDGVGNAKAEAPKPASVPAVAPAPAAAPSAPQAPVAAKASEPAPRPALTLVSPPVPTAPAAVTPAFATRLAGDKPQASPAVRQRAWDLGIELQFVPGTGPAGRITHADLDAFVAAGGTTAVGSVQARALTRDGVEEIKVIGLRRKIAEKMQEAKRRIPHFSYVEEVDVTALEELRQHLNGEKKDRPKLTLLPFLLRAMVKALPDFPQINARFDDDAGVVHRHAAVHAGIATQTPSGLVVPVVAHAEALDLWQAAAEIARLATAARDGKATREELSGSTITITSLGPMGGIVSTPVINRPEVAIVGVNKIVERPMVRGGQIVVRKMMNLSSSFDHRVVDGWDAAEFIQRIRGLLEQPATLFMD from the coding sequence ATGGGACTTTATAGCTTCAAGCTGCCCGACGTGGGCGAAGGCACCGCCGAGGCGGAGATTGCCGCCTGGCACGTCAAGGTCGGCGACTTGGTCACGGAAGACCAGCATCTGGTCGACATCATGACCGACAAGGCCGTGGTCGAGATCTCTTCGCCGGTTGCCGGCAAGATCCTGGTGCTGCACGGCGATGCCGGCCAGATGCGCCCGGTCGGCTCGACGCTGATCGAATTCGAGATCGACGGCGTCGGCAACGCCAAGGCCGAGGCGCCGAAGCCGGCGTCCGTTCCTGCGGTGGCGCCCGCCCCTGCCGCCGCGCCCTCAGCCCCACAGGCGCCCGTCGCGGCCAAGGCGTCGGAGCCGGCACCGCGGCCCGCCCTCACCCTCGTCTCGCCACCTGTGCCGACGGCGCCGGCCGCCGTCACGCCGGCGTTTGCGACGCGTCTCGCCGGCGACAAGCCGCAGGCCTCGCCGGCGGTGCGCCAGCGCGCCTGGGACCTCGGCATCGAGCTGCAGTTCGTGCCCGGCACCGGCCCGGCCGGCCGCATCACCCATGCGGACCTCGACGCCTTCGTCGCCGCCGGCGGCACGACGGCGGTCGGATCCGTCCAGGCCCGGGCGCTGACGCGCGATGGCGTCGAGGAGATCAAGGTCATCGGGCTCAGACGCAAGATCGCCGAGAAGATGCAGGAGGCGAAGCGCCGCATCCCGCATTTCTCCTACGTCGAGGAAGTCGACGTGACGGCGCTCGAGGAGCTGCGCCAGCATCTGAACGGCGAGAAGAAGGACCGGCCGAAGCTGACGCTGCTGCCGTTCCTGCTGCGCGCGATGGTGAAGGCGTTGCCGGATTTCCCGCAGATCAACGCGCGCTTCGACGACGACGCAGGCGTGGTGCATCGCCATGCCGCGGTTCATGCCGGCATCGCGACCCAGACGCCGAGCGGGCTCGTCGTGCCCGTCGTCGCCCATGCCGAGGCGCTCGACCTGTGGCAGGCGGCGGCCGAGATCGCGCGTCTCGCGACCGCCGCGCGCGACGGCAAGGCGACGCGCGAGGAGCTCTCGGGCTCGACCATCACGATCACCAGCCTCGGGCCCATGGGCGGCATCGTCTCGACGCCGGTCATCAACCGGCCGGAAGTGGCGATCGTCGGCGTCAACAAGATCGTCGAGCGCCCGATGGTGCGCGGCGGCCAGATCGTCGTGCGCAAGATGATGAATCTCTCCTCGTCCTTCGACCATCGCGTGGTCGACGGCTGGGACGCGGCCGAGTTCATCCAGCGCATCCGCGGGCTCCTGGAGCAGCCCGCCACCCTGTTCATGGATTGA
- a CDS encoding alpha-ketoacid dehydrogenase subunit beta, producing MPAMNMIQALRSAMDIMLERDPDVLVFGEDVGFFGGVFRCTEGLQQKYGKRRVFDSPIAEAGIVATAVGMGAYGLRPVVEIQFADYIYPATDQLISEAARLRYRSAGDFTAPLTVRAPYGGGIFGGQTHSQSPEAIFTHVAGLKTVIPSTPYDAKGLLIAAIEDDDPVMFFEPKRIYNGPFDGHHERPVTPWAKHPASDVPDGYYTIPLGQANVVRPGDAVTVLAYGTMVHVALAAAEDSGVDAEVIDLRTLNPLDLDTIVDSVKKTGRCVVVHEATRIGGFGGELSAVVQEHCFYHLEAPVQRVTGWDTPYPHAFEWEYFPGPKRVAEALRQAVEA from the coding sequence ATGCCGGCCATGAACATGATCCAGGCGCTGCGCTCGGCCATGGACATCATGCTGGAGCGTGACCCTGACGTGCTTGTCTTCGGCGAGGACGTGGGCTTCTTCGGCGGCGTGTTCCGCTGCACCGAGGGACTGCAGCAGAAATACGGCAAGCGGCGTGTGTTCGACTCGCCGATCGCCGAGGCCGGCATCGTCGCGACGGCGGTCGGCATGGGCGCCTATGGCTTGCGCCCCGTCGTCGAGATCCAGTTCGCCGACTATATCTATCCGGCGACCGACCAGCTGATCTCGGAGGCAGCGCGGCTGCGCTACCGCTCGGCCGGCGATTTCACGGCGCCCTTGACCGTGCGGGCGCCCTATGGCGGCGGCATCTTCGGGGGCCAGACGCACAGCCAGAGCCCTGAGGCGATCTTCACCCATGTCGCGGGCCTGAAGACCGTCATCCCGTCGACGCCGTACGACGCCAAGGGCCTGCTGATCGCGGCGATCGAGGACGATGATCCGGTCATGTTCTTCGAGCCGAAGCGCATCTACAACGGCCCGTTCGACGGCCATCACGAGCGGCCGGTGACGCCCTGGGCGAAGCATCCGGCGAGCGACGTGCCGGACGGCTATTACACGATCCCGCTCGGGCAGGCGAACGTCGTGCGCCCGGGCGATGCCGTGACCGTGCTCGCCTACGGCACCATGGTCCATGTGGCGCTTGCCGCCGCCGAGGACTCGGGCGTCGATGCCGAGGTGATCGACTTGCGCACGCTCAACCCACTCGACCTCGACACGATCGTCGATTCGGTCAAGAAGACCGGCCGCTGCGTCGTGGTCCACGAGGCGACCCGCATCGGCGGCTTCGGCGGCGAGCTCTCGGCCGTCGTGCAGGAGCATTGCTTCTATCACCTGGAAGCGCCGGTCCAGCGCGTGACCGGCTGGGACACGCCCTATCCGCATGCGTTCGAGTGGGAATATTTCCCGGGGCCGAAGCGCGTGGCCGAAGCCTTGCGCCAGGCAGTGGAGGCCTGA
- a CDS encoding thiamine pyrophosphate-dependent enzyme: MKNEMPLALHIPEPKFRPGDHPDFSDMRLPAAGAAPRPDTHANARDTHPLVYDLIRVLDEAGQAVGPWNPKLDPETLKRGLRYMVLTRIYDDRMQRAQRQGKTSFYMTCTGEEAIGVAQAMALDRADMCFPTYRQQGLLIARDWSLVDMMCQIYSNSRDRLKGRQLPVMYSSKEAGFFSISGNLGTQFPQAVGWAMASAYKGDHRIAAAWIGDGSTSEGDFHHALTFAGVYRAPVILNIVNNQWAISSFQGFAGGELTTFAARAVGFGLPGLRVDGNDFLAVYAATEWAAERARANLGPTLIELFTYRASAHSTSDDPSRYRPADESKCWPLGDPVERLRRHLTALGAWTDAEHEALVEELTQSVRAANKEAESYGTLGTGPTVSASTMFEDVFKEMPPHLRRQRQQTGV, encoded by the coding sequence CGAAGTTCCGGCCCGGCGACCACCCGGATTTCAGCGACATGCGACTGCCGGCGGCGGGTGCGGCGCCGCGGCCGGATACCCACGCCAACGCGCGCGACACCCATCCGCTGGTCTACGACCTGATCCGCGTGCTCGACGAGGCCGGCCAGGCCGTCGGTCCGTGGAACCCGAAGCTCGATCCGGAGACGCTGAAGCGCGGTCTGCGCTACATGGTGCTGACGCGCATCTACGACGACCGCATGCAGCGCGCCCAGCGCCAGGGCAAGACCTCGTTCTACATGACCTGCACCGGCGAGGAGGCGATCGGCGTCGCCCAGGCGATGGCGCTCGACCGCGCCGACATGTGCTTCCCCACATATCGCCAGCAGGGTCTCCTGATCGCGCGCGACTGGTCGCTCGTCGACATGATGTGCCAGATCTATTCGAACTCGCGCGACCGGCTCAAAGGCCGGCAGCTGCCGGTCATGTATTCGTCGAAGGAGGCGGGGTTCTTCTCGATCTCCGGCAATCTCGGCACGCAGTTCCCGCAGGCTGTCGGCTGGGCCATGGCATCGGCCTACAAGGGCGACCATCGCATCGCCGCCGCCTGGATCGGCGACGGCTCGACGTCCGAGGGCGATTTCCACCATGCGCTGACCTTCGCCGGGGTCTATCGGGCGCCCGTCATCCTCAACATCGTCAACAACCAGTGGGCGATTTCGAGCTTCCAGGGTTTCGCCGGCGGCGAGCTCACGACCTTCGCGGCCCGCGCGGTGGGCTTCGGCCTGCCAGGCCTGCGCGTCGACGGCAACGACTTCCTCGCGGTCTATGCCGCGACCGAATGGGCCGCCGAGCGGGCGCGCGCCAACCTGGGGCCGACGCTCATCGAGCTCTTCACCTATCGCGCGTCTGCCCATTCGACGAGCGATGATCCGAGCCGCTATCGCCCGGCCGACGAGAGCAAGTGCTGGCCCCTGGGCGATCCCGTCGAACGTCTGAGGCGGCATCTGACGGCGCTCGGCGCCTGGACCGATGCCGAGCACGAGGCGCTCGTCGAGGAGCTGACCCAGTCCGTGCGCGCGGCCAACAAGGAGGCCGAGAGCTACGGCACGCTCGGCACCGGTCCGACCGTTTCGGCCTCGACCATGTTCGAGGATGTGTTCAAGGAAATGCCGCCGCATCTTCGGCGCCAGCGCCAGCAGACGGGGGTATAA
- a CDS encoding type II toxin-antitoxin system VapC family toxin codes for MTRYLFDTNIVSDLVRHPQGRIADQIRKVGETRVCTSIIVASELQYGAAKKASPRLTAQLEAVLGSLDILPFEAPADRFYGMARARLEQLGRPIGGNDLLIAAQAMALGYTIVTDNVSEFTRIEGLACENWLRSV; via the coding sequence TTGACGCGCTATCTGTTCGACACCAACATCGTCTCCGACCTTGTTCGTCATCCGCAGGGCCGCATCGCCGACCAGATTCGCAAGGTCGGCGAGACACGGGTCTGCACCAGCATCATTGTCGCGTCGGAACTCCAGTACGGCGCCGCTAAAAAAGCTTCGCCGCGACTTACTGCCCAGCTGGAAGCGGTGCTGGGCAGCCTCGATATTCTGCCTTTTGAAGCGCCGGCTGACCGATTCTACGGGATGGCCCGCGCGCGCCTCGAGCAGCTTGGCCGACCGATCGGCGGGAATGATTTGCTCATTGCCGCCCAGGCGATGGCGCTCGGCTATACGATCGTGACCGATAACGTGAGCGAGTTCACGCGCATAGAGGGCCTCGCCTGCGAAAACTGGCTGAGATCTGTCTGA
- a CDS encoding YncE family protein → MKHILLSAALLAATALTPAWAGQAPEAADTPDVAISHKDRVYAAEQFSNTVSVVDPVDNKTLGVIKLGDPSPGNFSPLYKGQVLVHGMGFSPDHKTLAVVSIGSNSVTFIDTATNAVKHVTYVGRSPHEAFFTPDGKEVWVTVRGENYIAVLDGQTYEEKSRITVPAGPGMQIFSPDGKYGYICSSFNPETDVVTVADHQIVARVKQDSPFCPNIAATPDGNQVWFTLKDVGKTEVFNAKPPFNLLTSIDTGPITNHVNIVHNANGTFAYVTIGGLNQVKVFKTSDFSQVATIPVGQLPHGIWPSGDGTRVYVGLENADAFAAIDTLTNKVIATIPIGQAPQAVVYVPNAVPEGDGLQNLTPLGLAGQSTHLALAPGGKAAGTAPTSVSLFDQGLVQVLQASATGLEPKHPYVLALSSRADGGGKLEPLASFMTNPAGAAIVNAIGPIRQVVQDDRKAERRYLVIAAGTAAEAGKPVQVQVQ, encoded by the coding sequence GTGAAACACATACTTCTCTCGGCGGCGCTCCTGGCCGCGACCGCGCTCACCCCGGCTTGGGCCGGTCAGGCCCCCGAAGCCGCCGACACGCCGGACGTGGCGATCAGCCACAAGGACCGCGTCTATGCGGCCGAGCAATTCTCCAACACGGTCTCGGTCGTCGACCCGGTCGACAACAAGACGCTGGGCGTGATCAAGCTCGGCGACCCATCGCCCGGCAATTTCAGCCCGCTCTACAAGGGCCAGGTGCTGGTGCACGGCATGGGCTTCTCGCCCGACCACAAGACGTTGGCCGTGGTCTCGATCGGCTCCAACTCCGTCACCTTCATCGACACGGCGACCAATGCGGTGAAGCACGTGACATATGTCGGCCGCTCGCCGCACGAGGCGTTCTTCACGCCCGACGGCAAGGAGGTCTGGGTCACCGTGCGCGGCGAGAACTACATCGCGGTGCTCGACGGCCAGACCTATGAGGAGAAGAGCCGCATCACGGTGCCGGCCGGCCCTGGCATGCAGATCTTCTCGCCCGACGGCAAGTACGGCTACATCTGCTCCTCGTTCAATCCCGAGACCGATGTGGTCACGGTCGCCGATCACCAGATCGTGGCGCGGGTCAAGCAGGACAGCCCGTTCTGCCCGAACATCGCGGCGACGCCGGACGGCAACCAGGTCTGGTTCACGCTCAAGGACGTCGGCAAGACCGAGGTGTTCAACGCCAAGCCCCCGTTCAACCTCTTGACCTCGATCGACACCGGCCCGATCACCAACCACGTCAACATCGTCCATAACGCCAACGGCACCTTCGCCTATGTCACGATCGGCGGGCTCAACCAGGTCAAAGTGTTCAAGACCAGCGATTTCAGCCAGGTCGCAACCATTCCGGTCGGCCAGCTGCCGCACGGCATCTGGCCGTCGGGCGACGGCACGCGCGTCTATGTCGGGCTCGAGAACGCCGACGCCTTCGCCGCGATCGACACGCTCACCAACAAGGTGATCGCGACCATCCCGATCGGCCAGGCGCCACAGGCGGTCGTCTATGTGCCGAACGCAGTGCCGGAGGGCGACGGGCTGCAGAACCTGACGCCGCTTGGGCTGGCCGGCCAGTCGACGCATCTGGCTCTTGCGCCGGGCGGTAAGGCGGCCGGCACCGCGCCGACCAGCGTGTCGCTGTTCGACCAGGGCCTGGTCCAGGTGCTGCAGGCATCGGCGACCGGGCTTGAGCCGAAGCATCCTTATGTCCTGGCGCTGTCGTCGCGCGCCGACGGCGGCGGCAAGCTCGAGCCCTTGGCCTCGTTCATGACCAACCCGGCGGGTGCGGCGATCGTGAACGCGATCGGGCCAATCCGCCAGGTGGTGCAGGACGACCGCAAGGCCGAGCGCCGCTATCTGGTCATCGCCGCCGGCACCGCGGCCGAGGCCGGCAAGCCGGTCCAGGTCCAGGTCCAGTAA
- a CDS encoding antitoxin — protein sequence MATERHVKLFKNGRNQAVRIPREFELPGEDAVMRREGDRLIIEPTPPKSLLAVLATLPPLDEEFPPIADPLPGPVEL from the coding sequence ATGGCCACCGAGCGTCACGTCAAGCTGTTCAAGAACGGCCGCAATCAGGCGGTAAGGATTCCGCGCGAATTCGAGCTGCCTGGCGAGGACGCGGTCATGCGCAGGGAAGGCGACCGGCTCATCATCGAGCCCACGCCGCCGAAATCGCTTTTGGCCGTGCTGGCGACGCTCCCGCCGCTCGACGAGGAGTTTCCGCCGATCGCCGATCCCCTTCCAGGGCCGGTCGAGCTTTGA
- a CDS encoding DUF1993 domain-containing protein, with product MSFTLYDASIPVMLRSLGQLASLLEKAAAHAEERKIDPSIFVNARLAPDMYPLARQVQSASDAAKACAARLAGLENPSFPDTETTFPELQERIAKTVTFLKSVDPALIAGQEGREIVMKRSSGDIHFTGASYVQGMALPNFFFHVVTAYDILRHNGLAIGKLDYLGRP from the coding sequence ATGTCCTTCACACTCTACGACGCCTCGATCCCGGTCATGCTGCGCTCGCTCGGCCAATTGGCCTCGCTGCTCGAAAAAGCGGCCGCCCATGCCGAGGAGCGCAAGATCGATCCGTCGATCTTCGTCAACGCGCGGCTCGCCCCCGACATGTATCCGCTGGCGCGCCAGGTCCAGTCGGCGAGCGATGCAGCCAAGGCCTGCGCGGCACGCCTCGCGGGCCTGGAGAACCCGAGCTTCCCGGACACGGAGACGACCTTCCCCGAGCTGCAGGAGCGCATCGCCAAGACCGTGACGTTCCTGAAGAGCGTCGATCCGGCCCTGATCGCGGGGCAGGAGGGGCGTGAGATCGTCATGAAGCGCTCCTCGGGCGACATTCACTTCACGGGCGCCAGCTACGTGCAGGGCATGGCGCTGCCGAACTTCTTCTTCCACGTGGTGACGGCCTACGACATCCTGCGCCACAACGGGCTCGCGATCGGCAAGCTCGACTATCTCGGCCGTCCGTAA
- a CDS encoding RNA polymerase sigma factor — protein sequence MNDMMLLVEPLIPALRRYARSLLGERAAADDLLQDCLERAITRWHQRRGDGDVKTWLFTILHNLAISQLRQSARRGRHVELDEVSETVVARPPTQEAGLQHRDLLNALGTLPEEQRSVLLLVSVEDLSYAETARVLDIPIGTVMSRLARAREKLARAMAPDAGARDQPTNRHQPTNRDQPTKPERPTLWRVK from the coding sequence ATGAACGACATGATGCTGCTGGTCGAGCCGCTGATCCCGGCGCTCCGCCGCTACGCTCGCTCGCTTCTCGGCGAGCGGGCCGCGGCCGACGACCTGCTGCAGGACTGCCTGGAGCGTGCCATCACCCGTTGGCACCAGCGGCGCGGCGACGGCGACGTCAAGACCTGGCTCTTCACGATCCTGCACAATCTGGCGATCAGCCAGCTGCGCCAATCGGCCCGCCGTGGCCGGCATGTCGAGCTCGACGAGGTCAGCGAGACCGTGGTGGCGCGCCCGCCAACCCAGGAGGCCGGCCTGCAGCATCGCGACCTGCTGAACGCGCTCGGCACCCTGCCCGAGGAACAGCGCAGCGTGCTGCTGCTGGTGTCGGTTGAGGACCTGTCCTATGCCGAGACAGCACGGGTGCTCGACATCCCGATCGGCACGGTGATGTCGCGCTTGGCGCGGGCACGCGAGAAGCTGGCACGCGCAATGGCACCCGATGCCGGCGCCCGAGACCAACCGACAAACCGACACCAACCGACGAACCGAGACCAACCGACGAAGCCTGAGCGCCCGACGTTGTGGAGAGTGAAATGA
- the lpdA gene encoding dihydrolipoyl dehydrogenase, with amino-acid sequence MTESLKTHVLVVGGGPGGYVAAIRAGQLGLETILVEGDTLGGTCLIRGCIPSKALIHAADKFAHMTKAAGDAGSLGIKLSSPPTLDLGQTVRWKDGITAKLNGGVTALLKRAKVKVVAGWATFSDGKTCTVETKDGPVTITADHVILAQGSVPVELPILPFGGKIISSTEALSLDALPERLVVIGAGYIGLELGTAFRKLGSEVTVVEALDRILPLYDEQLATPVRHWLEKAGVTVHLSASALGLDASGAVRVKGQDGAEFTIAADNVLVTVGRKPRTEGWGLETMAVDMDGRFVKVDDQCRTSMRNVWAIGDLVGEPMLAHKASAQGEMVAEIIAGHRRHFTPAGIPAVCFTDPEIVSIGLAPAEAEAQGIEIVTGQFPYGANGRALSLEAEKEGGFVRVVARKADHRVIGIQAVGSQVSELSGEFSLALEMGAVLEDLAGTIHAHPTLSEAFHEGALKALGHAIHI; translated from the coding sequence ATGACCGAGAGTTTGAAGACCCATGTCCTGGTCGTGGGCGGCGGGCCGGGCGGCTATGTCGCGGCCATCCGTGCCGGCCAGCTTGGCCTGGAAACCATTCTGGTCGAGGGCGACACGCTCGGCGGCACCTGCCTCATCCGCGGCTGCATCCCGTCCAAGGCCTTGATCCATGCCGCCGACAAGTTCGCCCATATGACGAAGGCGGCGGGCGATGCGGGCTCGCTCGGCATCAAGCTGTCGAGCCCGCCGACGCTCGACCTGGGCCAGACCGTGCGCTGGAAGGACGGCATCACGGCGAAGCTCAACGGCGGCGTCACGGCGCTCCTGAAGCGCGCCAAGGTCAAGGTCGTCGCCGGCTGGGCGACCTTCTCCGACGGCAAGACCTGCACGGTCGAGACCAAGGACGGCCCGGTCACGATCACGGCCGACCACGTCATCCTGGCCCAGGGCTCGGTGCCGGTCGAGCTGCCGATCCTGCCGTTCGGCGGCAAGATCATCTCCTCGACCGAGGCGCTGTCGCTCGACGCGCTGCCGGAGCGGCTGGTCGTGATCGGCGCCGGCTATATCGGGCTCGAGCTCGGCACGGCCTTCCGCAAGCTCGGGTCCGAGGTCACCGTCGTGGAGGCGCTGGACCGCATCCTGCCGCTCTATGACGAGCAGCTCGCGACCCCCGTGCGCCATTGGCTGGAGAAGGCCGGCGTCACCGTGCATCTGAGCGCCAGCGCGCTTGGCCTCGACGCCTCGGGTGCCGTGCGCGTCAAGGGCCAGGACGGCGCGGAATTCACGATCGCCGCGGACAACGTGCTGGTCACGGTCGGCCGCAAGCCGCGGACCGAGGGCTGGGGGCTCGAGACCATGGCGGTCGACATGGACGGCCGTTTCGTCAAGGTCGACGACCAATGCCGCACGTCCATGCGCAATGTCTGGGCGATCGGCGACCTGGTCGGCGAGCCGATGCTGGCGCACAAGGCCTCGGCGCAAGGCGAGATGGTGGCCGAGATCATCGCCGGCCACCGGCGCCACTTCACGCCGGCCGGCATCCCGGCGGTGTGCTTCACGGATCCCGAGATCGTCAGCATCGGCCTGGCGCCGGCCGAGGCGGAGGCGCAGGGCATCGAGATCGTCACCGGCCAGTTCCCCTATGGGGCGAACGGCCGGGCGCTCTCGCTCGAGGCGGAGAAGGAAGGTGGCTTCGTCCGCGTCGTCGCGCGCAAGGCCGATCATCGCGTGATCGGCATCCAGGCCGTGGGCTCCCAGGTTTCGGAACTGTCAGGCGAATTCTCGCTGGCGCTCGAGATGGGCGCGGTCCTGGAGGACCTCGCCGGCACGATCCACGCTCACCCGACCTTGAGCGAGGCGTTCCACGAGGGGGCGCTGAAGGCGCTCGGGCACGCGATCCACATCTGA
- a CDS encoding DUF305 domain-containing protein: MQFFPSKTLAVLALIGVAAPALAADPGEKPFLAENATAMDKMMAGMDAKPTGDIDKDFVAMMTPHHQGAIDMAQAELRYGHNEQLRRIAQEIVVEQQQEIAAMAIALGQPLPPSAASPDQTPKSPATPLHKEH; encoded by the coding sequence ATGCAGTTCTTCCCCTCGAAAACCCTTGCCGTCTTGGCACTGATCGGCGTCGCGGCACCCGCGCTCGCCGCCGATCCGGGCGAGAAGCCGTTCCTGGCCGAGAATGCCACGGCCATGGACAAGATGATGGCCGGGATGGACGCGAAGCCGACGGGCGATATCGACAAGGACTTCGTCGCCATGATGACGCCGCACCACCAGGGCGCCATCGACATGGCCCAGGCGGAGCTGCGCTATGGCCATAACGAGCAGTTGCGCCGCATCGCCCAGGAAATCGTCGTCGAGCAGCAGCAGGAAATCGCGGCCATGGCCATCGCGCTCGGCCAGCCGCTGCCGCCGTCCGCAGCTTCTCCCGACCAGACCCCGAAGTCTCCCGCTACGCCCCTGCACAAGGAACACTGA